TCTAATCCTGTTCGCTCCCCACGCTTTCGCGCCTCAGCGTCAGTTACAGACCAAAGAGCCGCCTTCGCCACTGGTGTTCCTCCACATCTCTACGCATTTCACCGCTACACGTGGAATTCCGCTCTTCTCTTCTGCACTCAAGTCTTCCAGTTTCCAATGACCCTCCACGGTTGAGCCGTGGGCTTTCACATCAGACTTAAAAGACCGCCTGCGCGCGCTTTACGCCCAATAATTCCGGACAACGCTTGCCACCTACGTATTACCGCGGCTGCTGGCACGTAGTTAGCCGTGGCTTTCTGGTCAGGTACCGTCAAGGTGCCGGCAGTTACTCCGACACTTGTTCTTCCCTGACAACAGAGCTTTACGATCCGAAAACCTTCTTCACTCACGCGGCGTTGCTCCGTCAGACTTTCGTCCATTGCGGAAGATTCCCTACTGCTGCCTCCCGTAGGAGTCTGGGCCGTGTCTCAGTCCCAGTGTGGCCGATCACCCTCTCAGGTCGGCTACGCATCGTCGCCTTGGTGAGCCGTTACCTCACCAACTAGCTAATGCGCCGCGGGTCCATCTGTAAGCGACAGCCGAAGCCGCCTTTCAATCTTCCTTCATGCGAAGAAAGAACTTATCCGGTATTAGCCCCGGTTTCCCGGAGTTATCCCCGTCTTACAGGCAGGTTACCCACGTGTTACTCACCCGTCCGCCGCTGACTTAAGCAGGAGCAAGCTCCCGCTAAGTCCGCTCGACTTGCATGTATTAGGCACGCCGCCAGCGTTCGTCCTGAGCCAGGATCAAACTCTCCGATAAGATTGTTTGCTTAGCTCATAATAATAAATTGAATTAACGTTGACGTTTATTTTGTTCAGTTTTCAAGGATCAATTTTCGTTCGCGTCTTAACGACGATATTCATCATAACATCAGTTAGATATAAAGTCAAACACTTTTTTTATCATTTTTTATTTGTTATGATAACAGCCACTGTCATTAGTGACAGATTTACAATTTACCATACAAACCAAGATAAAGTCAATAAAAATCTTTCATTTTCTCTTCCGAAACTTTATTCTTTCAAGAATGGTTCCTTCCGCAGCGCTTCTTCCTATATTGGCTTTTCACGAAACCTCTAAAAAAAACAGAGCACTCGGCTGTTCATTCTTTCAGCCTTCGTCATAAACGTGCTTGCTCCACTTCTGTTCTCGTTGGCATTCCGCCTTGTGCGCCGAACCTTGTCACAGATAACGAGGCAGCCCGGTTGGCGAATGTCGCGCTTTCCTCTATCCCTTTCCCTTCTGCCAACGCTACAGCAAAAGCGGCGTTAAACGTATCTCCAGCTCCTGTCGTATCCGCTGGCTCCACCTGATAAGAAGGGATAAGCACTTCCTTAACCCCATTAAAGTAGCGCACTCCCCGCTCGCCTTCGGTAATAAATACTTTATTGGGGTGTTGTCTTAGAACAGCACTTGAGCTCATGCCCGGAAATAAGATTGCGGCTTCATGCTCATTTGGAGTAAGGAAGGAAGCTTTCTCAATGACCTCCCAGCTTATTGGTCTAGCAGGAGCCGGATTTAATATAAGCGGCACTCTAAGCTTTGCGCAAAGAGCAGCCGTATACTCCACTGTTTCAGCAGGAATTTCTTGCTGAATCATGACCATATCGGCAGCGGCTATAATAGAATGCGCTCGACGAACGCTATCCGGCCTCACATAATGATTCGCTCCTTCCACTACAACAATGCTATTATCACCTTCTGCCAAAATGATATGGGCGGTGCCGCTTTCTGCCCCTGTAATCATTTCCACAAACCGGATGTGAACACGATTTTCTCGAAAATTATTTAAAATGGCCTGACCGTAGTGATCCTCCCCCACACAGCCGATCATGTGAACATCCGCTCCCAATCTGGCTGCGGCCACTGCTTGATTCGCTCCTTTGCCCCCTGGCACGGTTGTGAAGCTTTTGCCAAGAACGGTCTCCCCTGCTCCCGGCCGCTTGGCAGCTGTTACGACCAAGTCCATAG
The Bacillus xiapuensis DNA segment above includes these coding regions:
- the rbsK gene encoding ribokinase; the protein is MGKIAVIGSSSMDLVVTAAKRPGAGETVLGKSFTTVPGGKGANQAVAAARLGADVHMIGCVGEDHYGQAILNNFRENRVHIRFVEMITGAESGTAHIILAEGDNSIVVVEGANHYVRPDSVRRAHSIIAAADMVMIQQEIPAETVEYTAALCAKLRVPLILNPAPARPISWEVIEKASFLTPNEHEAAILFPGMSSSAVLRQHPNKVFITEGERGVRYFNGVKEVLIPSYQVEPADTTGAGDTFNAAFAVALAEGKGIEESATFANRAASLSVTRFGAQGGMPTRTEVEQARL